The genome window AGGGGCGGCGCGCACCACCGGTTCGGCGGTGGCCATGTCCATCTCCGGCGGGGTCTCCGGCGCGGGCTCGGCCAGGGGCGCGTCAGGGGGCGTCACCGCCTCGGGCGCCTGGTCCCACTCCTCCACCAGCGAGGCGACCTCGGAGCCCGCCACGGTGGTGACGACACTCTCGCCGCCCTCCCCGGCGTCGCGCCGGCTGGCGCCATCGTCACGCCACAGCAACAGGCCGTGCAGGCCCAGCGCCGCGACGATGCACAGGGCGAAATCGAGCTTCAGTCTCATCGCGGCACCGTCACGAGCGAAAGGTCGGACAGGCCGGCGGCCTGCAGCGCGCCGAGCAGCCGGGCCACGGCCTGCGCCGGCGCGGCCGCATCGGCGCGGATCAGCCCGGCCCCCTCAGCGGCCGCGGCGGCGATCGCCGCATCCCCGCGCACATCGCGAAAGGCGATCTCGCCGTCCCGGTTCAGGAAGATGACCGGCTTCGCCTCACCCGGCTCGGCGGTGTCGGAGCGCGCGGGCTCCACCTGCAGCGGCTCCGGGGGGGTGAGCGTGGCGGTCATCAGGAAGAAGATCAGCAGCAGGAACACCACGTTGATCATCGGCACGATGCTCTCGCGCGGTGGCTCCTTCGGGGGCGTGGCAAGCTTCATTCCGGGGCCTCCGCCAGGGCGAGCGTGGTGATTCCCCCGGCCTTCAGCGTCTCGATCACGTCGACCAGCCCCTGAACCTCGGCGCCGTCACGCGCGCGCAGCACCACCAGTGCGTCCGGTGTCGGCATCAGGGGGGCGAGCCGGGCGGCCAGGTCCTCGCGCGTCACGGCGATGCCGTTGAGGGTGAGCCCGCCGGGGCGCAGCTCCACGAGGCGCGGCGCCCCCTGATAGCCGGACGCGTCCCGCCCGGCGGCCTTCAGCGAGATCGCGCTGTCAGCCCCGAAGCGCGCCGCCAGCATGAAGAACACCAGCAGCAGGAACACCACGTCGATCATCGGCGTGAGGCTGATGCGCTTCGGGGCGCGCTGACCGGAAAAATCGAAGGCCACGGGGCGGTTACTCCGCTGCGAGCCGGCTCTGAACCGGGCTGTGTGCCGCGCGCGGCGGTGGCGGGCGCCGGGTGAAGACCAGCGTGGCCGTGCGCTCCATGTCGCGGCCGGTGCGCGCGAGAATCGCCTCAAACCAGCTGCCCGCGGCCGTGGCGGGGATGGCGACGGCCATGCCGGCCGCCGTGGTCAGCAGCGCTTCCCAGATGCCGCCGGCCAGCGCCGAGGGGTCGGCGCGCGCGCCGCTTTCCTGCAGCGCCTGGAAGGCCGAGATCATGCCGAGCACGGTGCCCAGCAGTCCGAGCAGCGGGGCGATGGTGGCGATCAGATCCAGCGCGCGCAGCCCGCTGCGGGCCTCGTGGAGCAGGTCCATCGCGTGGCTCTCGGTCTGCTCGCGCGCCGCGGCGTCCGGCAGGGCCGAGGCCCGGTCCATCGTGCCGCGCACGAAGCGGGTCAGGATGCCGTGGCCGCCGCGGGCCACGGTGAGGGCCTCCGCGTCGCGGCCGTCCTGCCAGAGGGCGAGCGCGGTCTCGGCCCGGCGGCGGCGCCAGATGCCGCTCACCGAGAAG of Paroceanicella profunda contains these proteins:
- a CDS encoding ExbD/TolR family protein, producing MKLATPPKEPPRESIVPMINVVFLLLIFFLMTATLTPPEPLQVEPARSDTAEPGEAKPVIFLNRDGEIAFRDVRGDAAIAAAAAEGAGLIRADAAAPAQAVARLLGALQAAGLSDLSLVTVPR
- a CDS encoding ExbD/TolR family protein produces the protein MAFDFSGQRAPKRISLTPMIDVVFLLLVFFMLAARFGADSAISLKAAGRDASGYQGAPRLVELRPGGLTLNGIAVTREDLAARLAPLMPTPDALVVLRARDGAEVQGLVDVIETLKAGGITTLALAEAPE